A single Henriciella sp. AS95 DNA region contains:
- a CDS encoding ATP-binding protein: MHSDLFDKLPLVVCEVAAVRGDNGEIVDYEWTAANALMNASILPDGGSIVGMKVFEFDPGYRDSEMIRCIRKTLDTGEATSMVTQEGRAASLLKKVLKTTVTPTEGGVLCCSHEITEIARERDKALEQATLMQIACDNTAYGLIITDKDGKVLYVNDAMLELGGYEREDLMGKSVFCLGGLRDERIVAEVRALLAKGEEFHYTTDDNILAKDGSEIMVSVALENGFLPTTGEQIFVAHFEDVREDRRKAHELKNALLAAEQATRLKSEFLANMSHEIRTPLNGVLGMAQTLNNERLTDSQKEQVEIILESGQTLMSLLNDILDLSKIEADKIEVSPVATDLRHKISNIERLYQPMAAEKGIRLSAFVSPEVPASLQLDPVRVRQCISNLVANAIKFTAEGEIQIVATSRHTSQGRHEVTVHVRDTGCGIAPDSLERIFETFEQEDGSTTRRFGGTGLGLAITRKLARLMGGDLSVVSRLEEGSVFTLKVTSDENAYVPVTHIHSKTGEEKSSRFSIKGRKALVVDDNMINRRVARCFLEQLDLDVSEAIDGEDALNTLALEHVDVVLMDIHMPTLDGSRAFKMLRESSGINQHVPVIALTADGMAGDKQKFLAQGFDAYVSKPVDERELSTIVSQVLSEPADRLQHVG; the protein is encoded by the coding sequence ATGCACTCAGACCTTTTCGACAAACTTCCGCTTGTCGTTTGCGAAGTCGCGGCGGTTCGCGGCGACAATGGCGAGATTGTCGACTATGAGTGGACGGCAGCAAACGCGCTGATGAACGCCTCAATACTTCCCGACGGCGGAAGCATTGTCGGCATGAAAGTTTTTGAATTCGACCCCGGCTACCGAGATTCAGAGATGATCCGGTGTATCCGCAAAACGCTGGACACCGGTGAAGCCACGAGCATGGTCACCCAGGAAGGTCGCGCCGCATCGCTTCTCAAAAAGGTCCTGAAAACAACCGTTACGCCGACCGAGGGTGGTGTGCTTTGCTGTTCGCACGAAATCACCGAGATTGCGCGCGAACGCGACAAGGCCCTCGAACAGGCCACGCTGATGCAGATCGCATGCGATAATACCGCCTACGGACTCATCATCACCGACAAGGATGGCAAAGTTCTTTACGTGAATGACGCCATGCTGGAACTCGGCGGATATGAGCGCGAAGACCTGATGGGTAAGAGCGTCTTTTGTCTGGGCGGCCTGCGCGATGAGCGGATCGTTGCAGAGGTACGCGCCCTGCTCGCGAAGGGTGAGGAGTTTCACTACACCACCGATGATAACATCCTCGCCAAGGATGGATCGGAAATCATGGTGTCCGTGGCGCTAGAAAACGGCTTTCTGCCGACAACTGGCGAACAGATTTTCGTTGCCCACTTTGAAGATGTCCGCGAGGACCGGCGCAAGGCGCATGAACTCAAGAACGCGCTTCTGGCTGCCGAGCAGGCCACGCGCCTGAAATCGGAGTTCCTCGCCAATATGAGCCATGAAATCAGGACGCCGCTTAACGGTGTGCTGGGCATGGCGCAGACGCTCAACAATGAAAGACTGACCGACAGCCAGAAAGAGCAAGTCGAGATCATTCTTGAGTCTGGCCAGACACTGATGTCGCTGCTCAACGATATTCTCGACCTGTCCAAGATCGAAGCCGACAAGATCGAGGTGTCGCCAGTCGCGACAGACCTTCGTCACAAGATCAGCAATATCGAGCGCCTCTACCAGCCAATGGCGGCAGAGAAAGGCATCAGGCTATCGGCGTTCGTTTCGCCCGAAGTGCCTGCCTCGCTTCAGCTTGACCCGGTGCGCGTGCGTCAATGCATCAGCAATCTCGTCGCCAACGCCATCAAGTTCACAGCCGAAGGCGAAATCCAGATTGTGGCGACGAGCCGTCACACAAGCCAGGGGCGCCATGAAGTTACGGTACACGTGCGCGACACGGGCTGCGGCATCGCTCCTGATAGCCTTGAACGAATCTTCGAGACCTTTGAGCAAGAAGACGGATCGACGACCCGCCGATTTGGCGGCACCGGCCTCGGCCTGGCGATCACGCGCAAACTGGCGCGCCTGATGGGCGGAGACCTCAGCGTGGTGAGTCGACTTGAAGAGGGGTCGGTGTTCACCCTGAAAGTAACGTCTGACGAGAACGCGTACGTCCCGGTGACACATATTCACAGCAAAACCGGGGAAGAAAAATCGTCTCGCTTCTCCATAAAGGGCCGGAAGGCGCTGGTGGTGGACGACAATATGATCAATCGAAGGGTTGCTCGCTGTTTTCTCGAACAGCTGGATCTCGATGTGAGTGAGGCCATCGACGGAGAGGACGCGCTCAATACGCTTGCGCTAGAGCACGTCGACGTGGTGCTCATGGATATTCATATGCCGACGCTCGACGGGAGCCGGGCCTTCAAGATGCTGCGGGAGTCTTCCGGCATCAACCAGCACGTTCCCGTCATCGCCCTGACGGCCGATGGCATGGCAGGCGACAAACAGAAATTTCTGGCACAGGGCTTTGATGCTTATGTCAGCAAGCCGGTCGACGAGCGCGAACTGTCCACCATTGTCAGCCAGGTTCTGAGCGAACCGGCTGACCGATTGCAACACGTCGGCTAG
- a CDS encoding MmcQ/YjbR family DNA-binding protein: protein MTLIEYNESCASKAHTTHVVQWGGAHVWKVGGKVFAIAHENPDAGDFRVSFKVSGLAFDILKEQPGCQGAPHLASRGMKWIQRYSAETMDDEALKDYLAESYRLVSLGLTKKLQRELGLNQ, encoded by the coding sequence ATGACGCTGATTGAGTACAATGAATCCTGCGCTTCGAAGGCCCATACGACGCATGTCGTTCAATGGGGCGGTGCTCATGTCTGGAAGGTCGGCGGGAAGGTCTTTGCCATCGCCCACGAAAATCCGGATGCCGGCGATTTTCGCGTGAGCTTCAAAGTGTCTGGTCTGGCCTTTGATATCCTGAAGGAGCAGCCTGGTTGTCAGGGGGCGCCGCACCTTGCTTCACGCGGGATGAAGTGGATCCAGCGCTACTCGGCTGAAACCATGGATGACGAGGCTCTGAAGGACTATCTGGCAGAAAGCTACCGACTGGTCTCTCTGGGGCTCACCAAAAAGCTCCAGCGTGAACTGGGGCTCAACCAGTAA
- a CDS encoding APC family permease, producing the protein MADKSSTDSSPKLGAFSVIALATGGMVGGGIYVALGVVVQASAQWAWLAFAIAGIVAVTSAHSYSRLSVHAGRSGGAFEFLEEMDREGLAGTLSWLLLAGYVLTIALYAYAFGQYVSHAFGGGGLMMRGLAVAAMVGLTGLNLLGLGKMTKVEIVIVIVNLVALVALGVSGLVNWEPSQLTAGIESKPISASLIGAAAIFVSYEGFQLLTYEYEEIKHAKTRFVPLLVGSAIAVVLIYIIVALGATMLMGADKTIASKDVSLAVAAKDAWGPLGLIVLTVAAAFATSAAINSTLFSSAKLAKRVAEDGELPSWFSKTNESGTPYAAIVGFGVLATTLAVTGSLSQLVEAASLVFLATFLTVNYICLRTIKSVWLVPLTGLIIGAVLGGLLVWRLASNAPISLSVVIVYAIAAYFVRPMILKRLT; encoded by the coding sequence ATGGCTGACAAATCCTCAACTGATAGCTCGCCTAAGCTCGGCGCGTTCTCTGTCATTGCGCTGGCCACGGGCGGCATGGTCGGCGGCGGTATCTATGTGGCGCTGGGTGTCGTGGTGCAGGCATCCGCGCAATGGGCTTGGCTCGCTTTCGCAATCGCCGGCATTGTGGCCGTCACCTCCGCCCACAGTTATTCTCGACTGTCCGTTCATGCTGGCCGGTCTGGCGGTGCCTTCGAATTTCTTGAAGAGATGGACCGGGAAGGCCTTGCCGGAACGCTGTCCTGGCTCTTGCTCGCAGGGTACGTGCTGACCATCGCACTCTACGCCTATGCATTTGGCCAGTATGTCTCCCATGCTTTCGGCGGCGGTGGCCTGATGATGCGCGGGCTGGCTGTTGCCGCCATGGTGGGATTGACGGGGTTGAACCTGCTTGGCCTGGGAAAGATGACCAAGGTCGAAATTGTTATTGTCATCGTCAATCTTGTCGCGCTCGTTGCCCTCGGCGTTTCCGGTCTTGTGAACTGGGAGCCATCGCAACTCACGGCCGGCATCGAATCAAAGCCGATCTCAGCCAGCCTGATCGGCGCGGCAGCCATTTTTGTGTCCTATGAGGGCTTTCAGCTGCTGACTTATGAATATGAAGAGATCAAGCACGCCAAGACACGCTTCGTACCGTTGCTCGTTGGCTCGGCGATCGCGGTGGTCCTCATCTATATTATCGTCGCTCTTGGCGCGACCATGTTGATGGGGGCCGACAAGACGATTGCCAGCAAGGACGTATCCCTGGCCGTCGCCGCGAAGGATGCATGGGGGCCGCTCGGCCTGATCGTGCTGACGGTTGCCGCTGCTTTCGCCACCTCTGCGGCTATCAATTCCACCCTGTTCTCATCGGCAAAACTGGCCAAGCGCGTGGCCGAAGATGGCGAACTGCCAAGCTGGTTCTCGAAAACCAATGAAAGTGGAACGCCTTATGCGGCGATTGTCGGTTTTGGGGTACTTGCCACGACACTCGCAGTGACAGGCTCATTGTCTCAGCTGGTGGAGGCGGCCAGCCTTGTCTTCCTGGCGACGTTCCTGACGGTGAACTACATCTGCCTTCGCACCATCAAGTCTGTCTGGCTCGTGCCTCTGACGGGACTGATTATTGGCGCGGTGCTGGGCGGACTTCTTGTCTGGCGACTGGCATCGAATGCGCCCATCAGCCTGTCCGTAGTGATCGTCTACGCGATTGCGGCCTATTTCGTTCGACCGATGATCCTCAAGCGGCTCACCTGA
- a CDS encoding aldo/keto reductase, translated as MTLTTQHFGTEIPTIGFGTWKLKEETAQMCVSKAIEAGYRMIDTAQAYENETYVGRGISDAQLPREDLWVTTKVWMSEFNDGDLQKSVERSVEKLGTDYCDLILLHWPNDDVPLEETLGALNEVRDKGLTGNIGVSNFTSKQLGQAVKLSRAPILTNQVEYHPFINQTPVLEAAHALGMSVTAYSPLAQGKVFDSPVIQEIGDKYGKSPAQVAMRWLTQQPGVIAIPRSSSPEHIASNNDVLDFELTAQEMGRITALNANETRLINPSWAPDWDKAA; from the coding sequence ATGACGCTGACGACGCAACATTTCGGCACTGAGATACCAACCATCGGATTCGGTACCTGGAAACTCAAGGAAGAGACAGCGCAGATGTGTGTCTCGAAAGCGATTGAGGCAGGCTACCGCATGATCGATACCGCGCAAGCCTATGAAAATGAGACATATGTCGGGCGCGGCATTTCCGACGCACAGCTGCCGCGCGAAGACCTCTGGGTCACCACGAAAGTCTGGATGTCTGAGTTCAATGACGGCGACCTGCAGAAATCGGTCGAGAGAAGCGTTGAAAAGCTTGGCACTGACTATTGTGATCTCATCCTTCTGCACTGGCCAAACGACGATGTACCGCTGGAAGAGACGCTGGGCGCGCTTAACGAGGTCCGCGACAAGGGGCTTACCGGGAATATCGGCGTCTCCAACTTTACGAGCAAACAGCTTGGCCAGGCGGTAAAGCTGTCCAGGGCGCCGATCCTGACCAATCAGGTCGAGTACCATCCGTTCATCAATCAAACGCCAGTTCTGGAGGCCGCGCACGCGCTCGGGATGTCGGTGACGGCCTACTCACCGCTGGCGCAGGGCAAGGTATTCGACAGTCCCGTCATCCAGGAGATCGGCGACAAATATGGCAAGTCACCTGCGCAGGTCGCTATGCGCTGGCTCACGCAGCAGCCTGGCGTGATTGCGATCCCGCGCTCATCTTCGCCAGAGCACATTGCTTCGAACAATGACGTCCTGGATTTTGAGCTCACGGCTCAGGAAATGGGCCGCATCACTGCGCTCAACGCCAATGAGACACGGTTGATCAATCCGAGCTGGGCGCCCGATTGGGACAAGGCTGCCTGA
- a CDS encoding patatin-like phospholipase family protein: MSLDISPALKSIPFLGDVPKRALKAAGKEARWFSLPAGWELFKTGDISSSIYFVLSGSLGAFRTTPDGRSDFIGHIRAGEPVGEMALFEGAIDEDGDGVPDNAPHTSSVYALRDTEILEISRAGFNKIVKAEPEILTSMIRLMLTRLREGRKPNRRNAPKVFALVASSPTIDLGLRARALKASLDQLGVKSHIVEEDEGDEKPTRYFDELEANNDVVILISSVGDSAWYRLSVRQADRIWVVGRADARPSIPLMPPDNSPARSLQLIDVLLLHHGSERTASRPAEWLDAAGAARVFHWQGMDKAACDRLARIMAGRSVGLVLSGGGARAYAHIGVVRAFREADVPIDFIGGASMGAVVAGCVAMGWDDEEIDRRIRKAFVETNPLGDYNLPVVGMVRGKRVNNRLHEHFGEAEISDLEIPFFAVSTNLTDGTYRIHRRGLLRKALRATISLPGILPPVVDDGEVLVDGAVLNNFPTDVMRELHRGIVVGSDVARAPEGLKADDFINPPGFLTWVWKNGFSAAPPIAGLLMRSATISVNPIAGRELVDMLVLPDLRDIELRDWEAYEEAVEAGYTAARTAIQSGNLHDFCFGPANSVPSVEMEPV; this comes from the coding sequence ATGAGTCTTGATATTTCCCCTGCCCTGAAATCCATCCCATTTCTAGGCGACGTTCCAAAGCGCGCCCTGAAAGCGGCCGGGAAGGAAGCGCGCTGGTTTTCGCTGCCCGCCGGCTGGGAATTGTTCAAGACCGGGGACATCTCCAGCTCGATCTATTTTGTTCTGTCCGGCTCGCTTGGTGCTTTCCGCACGACACCGGATGGGCGCAGCGACTTTATCGGCCACATCCGCGCGGGCGAGCCCGTTGGCGAGATGGCCCTGTTCGAGGGCGCGATCGACGAAGATGGCGATGGCGTCCCTGACAATGCCCCCCATACGAGTTCGGTCTATGCCCTGCGCGATACCGAAATCCTCGAGATCTCACGCGCTGGCTTCAACAAGATCGTAAAAGCCGAACCTGAAATCCTGACCTCCATGATCAGGCTGATGCTGACGCGTTTGCGCGAGGGACGAAAACCCAACCGGCGAAACGCCCCGAAAGTGTTCGCCCTGGTGGCGTCGTCTCCAACCATCGATCTCGGCTTGCGCGCCCGCGCCCTGAAAGCGTCTCTCGATCAGTTAGGCGTCAAATCCCACATCGTCGAGGAAGACGAAGGCGACGAAAAGCCCACCCGCTATTTCGACGAGCTGGAAGCCAATAATGATGTGGTGATCCTGATTTCATCGGTCGGCGATTCGGCCTGGTACCGTCTGTCCGTTCGTCAGGCCGACCGGATCTGGGTTGTCGGCCGCGCCGATGCCCGGCCTTCGATCCCATTGATGCCGCCCGACAATTCGCCGGCGCGCTCCCTCCAGCTGATCGATGTGCTGTTGTTGCATCACGGCTCCGAGCGGACCGCCTCGCGCCCTGCTGAATGGCTTGATGCAGCGGGCGCTGCACGGGTCTTTCATTGGCAGGGCATGGACAAGGCCGCCTGCGACCGCCTCGCCCGCATCATGGCTGGCCGCTCGGTCGGGCTGGTCCTGTCTGGCGGCGGAGCCCGCGCCTACGCACATATCGGGGTCGTCCGCGCCTTCCGGGAAGCCGACGTTCCGATTGATTTTATCGGGGGCGCCTCAATGGGGGCCGTCGTCGCCGGTTGCGTCGCGATGGGTTGGGATGATGAGGAGATCGACCGGCGCATTCGCAAGGCCTTTGTCGAGACCAATCCCTTGGGAGACTATAATTTGCCTGTGGTCGGGATGGTCCGCGGCAAGCGCGTGAACAACCGCCTTCACGAGCACTTTGGCGAGGCCGAGATCAGTGATCTTGAAATCCCGTTCTTCGCTGTGTCCACCAATCTGACGGATGGCACCTACCGCATTCATCGCCGGGGGCTGCTGCGCAAGGCGCTGAGAGCGACAATATCGCTTCCCGGCATTCTTCCGCCGGTGGTCGATGATGGCGAGGTTCTCGTGGATGGCGCGGTGCTCAACAATTTCCCGACCGATGTCATGCGGGAGCTACACCGCGGCATCGTCGTGGGATCAGACGTCGCGCGCGCGCCTGAGGGCCTCAAGGCGGACGACTTCATCAATCCGCCGGGCTTCCTTACCTGGGTCTGGAAAAACGGATTTTCGGCCGCACCGCCGATTGCCGGGCTGCTGATGCGGTCTGCCACGATTAGCGTCAATCCGATTGCCGGCCGGGAACTCGTGGACATGCTGGTCCTGCCGGACCTTCGCGACATCGAACTGCGCGACTGGGAAGCCTATGAAGAGGCTGTTGAAGCCGGCTACACCGCAGCACGCACAGCGATCCAGTCCGGCAATCTGCATGATTTCTGTTTCGGTCCGGCCAACTCTGTGCCCAGCGTCGAGATGGAGCCGGTATAA
- a CDS encoding carboxyl transferase domain-containing protein: MPVLKSKLDVASAKFSSNRQAMEQLIEDLREKTAAAAQGGSERARKRHTERGKLLPRERVERLLDPGTPFLEIGALAANGMYDDEAPGAGIITGVGRVEGRECMIVCNDATVKGGAYFPMTVKKHLRAQEIAMQNHLPCIYLVDSGGANLPHQSEVFPDREHFGRIFYNQAQMSAMGIPQIASVMGSCTAGGAYVPAMSDETIIVRKQGTIFLGGPPLVKAATGEEISAEDLGGADVHARKSGVADHYAASDDHALAIVRSIVRTLHQPKPETVGLSEPAEPLYSPQEMHGLVPQDVREPYDAREVIARTVDGSEFHEFKQLYGETLVCGFARIYGMPVAILANNGILFSESAQKAAHFIELADQRRTPLVFLQNITGFMVGSKYESGGIAKDGAKMVTAVATASVPKLTVVTGGSFGAGNYGMCGRAYSPRFLFMWPNSRISVMGGEQAASVLATVKRDGMERRGEDWSASEEEDFKAPIRDLYEREGSPYFSTARLWDDGIIDPADTRRVLGLALSASLNAPLGERGFGVFRM, translated from the coding sequence ATGCCCGTACTGAAATCCAAGCTCGACGTGGCCAGCGCGAAATTTTCTTCCAACCGGCAGGCGATGGAACAGCTGATTGAAGACCTTCGCGAGAAAACGGCGGCTGCGGCTCAAGGTGGATCGGAGCGCGCGCGCAAACGCCATACCGAGCGCGGAAAGCTGCTCCCAAGGGAGCGGGTTGAGCGCTTGCTTGACCCCGGCACGCCCTTCCTGGAAATCGGCGCGCTGGCGGCCAATGGTATGTATGACGATGAAGCGCCCGGCGCCGGGATCATTACAGGCGTCGGCCGGGTCGAAGGCCGCGAATGCATGATCGTCTGCAATGATGCGACGGTGAAGGGAGGCGCCTATTTCCCGATGACGGTGAAGAAGCATCTGCGCGCGCAGGAAATCGCGATGCAGAACCATTTGCCGTGCATCTATCTGGTCGATAGCGGCGGCGCGAACCTGCCGCATCAGTCGGAAGTCTTCCCGGACCGCGAGCATTTTGGGCGCATATTCTACAATCAGGCCCAGATGAGCGCGATGGGAATTCCCCAGATCGCATCCGTCATGGGCTCTTGTACGGCAGGCGGGGCCTATGTGCCGGCGATGTCGGACGAGACCATCATTGTGCGCAAACAGGGCACGATCTTTCTTGGCGGCCCGCCCCTGGTGAAGGCCGCGACAGGCGAGGAGATTTCCGCCGAAGATTTGGGCGGCGCCGATGTGCATGCGCGCAAGTCCGGCGTGGCCGATCATTATGCGGCCAGCGATGATCACGCGCTCGCCATTGTGCGTTCCATCGTTCGTACGCTGCACCAACCAAAACCTGAGACGGTCGGCCTCAGCGAACCGGCCGAGCCGCTCTACAGCCCGCAGGAGATGCATGGCCTCGTGCCGCAGGATGTGCGTGAGCCTTATGACGCCCGCGAGGTCATCGCCCGAACCGTCGATGGGTCAGAGTTTCATGAGTTCAAACAGCTCTACGGCGAAACGCTCGTCTGTGGATTTGCCCGCATCTATGGCATGCCGGTCGCGATCCTAGCCAATAATGGCATCCTGTTCTCCGAAAGCGCCCAGAAGGCGGCGCACTTTATCGAGCTTGCCGACCAGCGCCGCACGCCGCTTGTTTTCCTGCAGAACATCACCGGCTTCATGGTCGGCTCGAAGTATGAGTCGGGCGGGATCGCCAAGGATGGCGCGAAGATGGTGACGGCAGTGGCGACGGCGTCGGTGCCAAAGCTCACTGTCGTGACCGGTGGCAGCTTCGGCGCCGGCAATTATGGCATGTGCGGACGCGCTTACAGCCCACGCTTCCTCTTCATGTGGCCAAACTCCCGCATCTCGGTCATGGGCGGTGAACAGGCCGCCTCGGTGCTGGCGACCGTCAAGCGCGATGGCATGGAACGCCGGGGCGAAGACTGGAGCGCCAGCGAAGAGGAAGACTTCAAAGCGCCGATCCGCGATCTCTATGAGCGCGAAGGCAGCCCATATTTTTCAACCGCTCGCCTCTGGGATGATGGCATTATCGACCCGGCAGACACACGCCGCGTGCTTGGTCTTGCCCTCTCGGCAAGCCTTAATGCGCCGCTCGGCGAACGCGGATTTGGCGTCTTCCGGATGTGA
- a CDS encoding EF-hand domain-containing protein yields MKRFAFIAAAAATGAFAASAGEMVAFSDIDTNADGQVTEAEFTAYKTADGEVTEAEAAEKFAKIDADFDGVVTEAEMTAAMEAWKEEKADMDVDVEIDTEPDSGY; encoded by the coding sequence ATGAAACGCTTTGCATTTATTGCTGCCGCTGCTGCTACGGGTGCCTTTGCTGCCTCTGCCGGCGAGATGGTCGCATTCTCTGACATCGACACCAACGCCGATGGCCAGGTGACCGAAGCAGAGTTCACGGCGTACAAAACCGCAGATGGCGAAGTGACGGAGGCAGAAGCCGCCGAGAAGTTCGCAAAAATCGATGCCGACTTTGACGGCGTCGTCACCGAAGCCGAAATGACGGCGGCCATGGAAGCCTGGAAAGAAGAGAAGGCTGACATGGATGTGGATGTCGAGATCGATACTGAGCCTGACTCAGGATACTAG
- a CDS encoding acyltransferase has product MRLLFAFCVFVYHAVALSSVAPFGPAENFLGQLGKLSVEGFFIVSGALVFGSLERSRSLSLYAEKRVRRLYPAYAVIVIIPALMSALLTGLAQPEAIARYLGANLIFLNFLAPDLPGLFEGQRFTEVNGALWTLKIEVMFYIALPFIALILRLFGKAWWLGLLILYAGGAAWSLCLPMLLDHPLAPELARQLPGQMAYFASGMAIWKLWDVAKAKPGMFGLIGLVLLAVSYAHPFAEPLRAAGLAGIIACVAFAPGPMADAAQFGDVSYGLYITHFPILQTMIALGLFASLGFGVAAVVATLVVLLSSFLLWHLIEKPALRRDSHYRKVARAE; this is encoded by the coding sequence CTGCGCCTGCTCTTTGCGTTCTGTGTGTTTGTGTATCACGCCGTCGCCTTGTCGTCGGTCGCGCCATTTGGACCAGCCGAAAATTTCCTCGGCCAACTCGGAAAACTGTCGGTTGAAGGGTTTTTCATCGTCTCCGGCGCGCTTGTGTTTGGCTCGCTCGAACGCAGTCGGTCTCTAAGCCTTTACGCTGAGAAGAGGGTGAGACGCCTGTACCCGGCCTATGCCGTGATTGTCATCATCCCGGCACTGATGAGCGCATTGCTCACGGGCCTGGCTCAGCCGGAGGCGATCGCCAGATATCTCGGTGCAAATCTCATCTTTCTGAACTTCCTCGCGCCGGACCTGCCCGGTCTGTTTGAGGGACAGCGATTCACTGAAGTGAATGGAGCGCTCTGGACGCTGAAAATTGAGGTGATGTTCTATATCGCCCTGCCGTTTATCGCGCTCATCCTGCGCCTGTTCGGCAAGGCCTGGTGGCTCGGCTTGCTGATCTTATATGCGGGCGGCGCGGCCTGGAGCCTGTGCCTGCCCATGCTGCTCGACCACCCGCTCGCGCCGGAGCTCGCCCGCCAGTTGCCGGGCCAGATGGCATATTTTGCGAGTGGCATGGCCATCTGGAAACTCTGGGATGTCGCTAAAGCGAAGCCGGGCATGTTTGGCCTGATTGGCCTGGTCTTGCTCGCCGTGTCCTATGCCCACCCATTTGCCGAACCCCTACGCGCCGCAGGGCTGGCTGGGATCATCGCCTGCGTCGCCTTCGCGCCGGGACCAATGGCTGACGCGGCGCAGTTCGGTGATGTCAGCTACGGCCTCTACATCACGCACTTCCCGATCCTGCAGACCATGATTGCGCTCGGACTGTTCGCATCGCTGGGTTTCGGTGTAGCCGCGGTCGTCGCAACGCTTGTCGTGCTTCTATCGAGCTTCCTGCTCTGGCACTTGATTGAGAAACCAGCGCTTCGGCGCGACAGTCATTACCGCAAAGTCGCACGCGCGGAATAA
- a CDS encoding enoyl-CoA hydratase-related protein — protein MAYETIQLDATPGGIAVLTLNRPDKHNAFNAQVIEELTDALETLEEQSTIRMVILRGNGKSFSAGADLQWMKAAADYTRHENEEDAYKLAEMLRKLSELPQMTIALVQGAAMGGGAGLVAACDVAVALKDTKFRFSEVRLGLTPATISPHVINAIGPRWAKALFVTAESFDAAFAERIGLVQYVVEDEAGLTEMEEYLAGLAMQAAPGAITASKRLVLDLFGAEIDSELSHETAKRIAARRASEEGREGLTAFLEKRKPSWAEE, from the coding sequence ATGGCTTACGAGACGATTCAACTGGACGCGACGCCCGGCGGTATTGCTGTTCTGACACTCAACCGACCTGACAAGCACAATGCCTTCAATGCGCAGGTTATCGAGGAGCTGACCGACGCGCTCGAGACGCTCGAAGAGCAGAGCACCATTCGCATGGTCATCCTGCGGGGAAATGGAAAAAGTTTCTCCGCCGGAGCAGACCTTCAATGGATGAAGGCCGCTGCCGATTACACGCGCCATGAGAATGAGGAAGACGCCTACAAGCTCGCCGAGATGCTGCGCAAATTGTCAGAGCTGCCTCAGATGACCATTGCGCTCGTTCAGGGCGCAGCGATGGGCGGTGGGGCAGGGCTTGTCGCCGCCTGCGATGTCGCGGTCGCGCTGAAGGACACAAAATTCCGCTTTTCCGAAGTGCGTCTCGGCCTCACGCCCGCAACCATCAGCCCGCATGTTATCAACGCGATTGGCCCGCGCTGGGCCAAGGCACTTTTCGTGACCGCGGAGAGTTTCGATGCCGCGTTCGCTGAGCGGATCGGCCTTGTGCAATATGTCGTCGAGGACGAAGCGGGCCTCACCGAAATGGAAGAATATCTGGCAGGCCTCGCCATGCAGGCGGCTCCCGGAGCGATCACAGCGTCCAAGAGACTGGTGCTTGATCTCTTTGGGGCGGAGATTGACAGCGAACTCAGTCATGAGACCGCCAAGCGGATCGCTGCACGCCGTGCCAGCGAGGAAGGCCGCGAGGGGCTCACGGCTTTCCTGGAAAAAAGAAAGCCGTCGTGGGCGGAGGAGTGA